A stretch of Paludisphaera borealis DNA encodes these proteins:
- a CDS encoding PEP-CTERM sorting domain-containing protein → MPGFTTRSLALTILFLTASNAFGSKILLIGGDDASNTSMMASVLEAQGNTVTTAPAYTAFTGSGLSAYNAVFLLPNGSYYNGVDMPDSGQQALVDYVKNGGGLVTSEAVGDMIQGPGGVHMLQKLAQALPFTGLFHNTANSPVILGQITNDPIMNDQLPSQLVLHPQGYNTEIGYTPKWGATAFFDTNQWTATFGGYGVMAGVVGWNFGSGRVLSLSMFSDSALLADPNYDRLVGNSVRWATSAKAVPDPGSTPVPEPSSLLVLGAAGIAFAAVSRSRRRSCEG, encoded by the coding sequence ATGCCAGGTTTCACCACTCGTTCTCTCGCGCTTACGATCCTCTTCTTGACCGCATCGAACGCCTTCGGCTCAAAGATCCTGCTGATCGGCGGCGACGACGCGTCCAACACGTCGATGATGGCGTCGGTGCTCGAAGCTCAGGGCAACACGGTGACGACCGCACCGGCCTATACGGCGTTCACCGGGAGCGGTCTTTCGGCCTACAACGCCGTGTTTCTCCTCCCCAACGGCTCATACTATAACGGAGTCGACATGCCCGATTCCGGTCAGCAAGCCCTGGTTGACTATGTGAAAAACGGAGGAGGGTTAGTGACCAGCGAGGCCGTCGGCGACATGATCCAAGGCCCGGGCGGCGTGCACATGCTTCAGAAGCTGGCGCAGGCGCTTCCGTTCACAGGGCTGTTTCACAACACGGCCAATTCGCCCGTGATCCTGGGCCAGATCACGAACGATCCGATCATGAACGACCAACTGCCGAGCCAGCTCGTTCTCCATCCCCAGGGGTACAACACCGAGATAGGCTACACACCCAAGTGGGGAGCCACCGCGTTCTTCGACACGAACCAGTGGACGGCGACGTTCGGCGGATACGGCGTCATGGCCGGGGTCGTGGGATGGAATTTCGGAAGCGGCCGAGTACTCAGCCTGTCCATGTTCTCCGACAGCGCCCTCCTGGCCGACCCGAATTATGATCGCCTCGTCGGCAACTCGGTGAGGTGGGCCACTAGTGCGAAGGCCGTGCCCGACCCCGGTTCGACGCCCGTGCCCGAACCCAGTTCGCTGCTGGTGCTCGGCGCCGCGGGAATCGCGTTCGCGGCGGTGTCGCGTTCGCGCCGTCGGTCGTGCGAAGGGTGA
- the miaA gene encoding tRNA (adenosine(37)-N6)-dimethylallyltransferase MiaA gives MSENPLHRAIYLTGPTASGKSAVGVHLARILDAEIIALDSMTLYRGMDVGTAKPTTAERGGVPHHLIDVLDPWESASVAEYRGWAIDAVLDIESRGKRALFVGGTALYLKALLRGLFDGPGTVPEVRDRLEAEAETLGDPVMHARLTALDPATGARLHPNDRRRVVRALEVIETTGRVFSELQREHAQPAPASTQVFALEPPRPVLYDRINKRVVRMFEAGLVDEVRRLKTAPRPLSGVAEQGVGYRQVVAHLAGELDLDQTIDLIQTRTRQFAKHQATWFRGLVEVRSLPVAADEPPDVTASRLEVVVRI, from the coding sequence GTGTCCGAGAATCCCCTGCATCGCGCGATCTATCTGACCGGCCCGACGGCCTCGGGCAAGTCGGCCGTCGGCGTCCACCTGGCCCGCATTCTCGACGCCGAGATCATCGCGCTTGACTCGATGACCCTTTACCGAGGCATGGACGTCGGCACCGCCAAGCCGACGACGGCCGAGCGCGGCGGGGTGCCGCACCACCTGATCGACGTCCTCGATCCCTGGGAGTCGGCGAGCGTCGCCGAGTACCGCGGCTGGGCGATCGACGCCGTCCTAGACATCGAGTCGCGCGGCAAACGCGCCCTCTTCGTCGGCGGCACCGCGCTGTATCTCAAGGCCCTGTTGCGCGGCCTCTTCGACGGCCCCGGCACGGTCCCCGAAGTCCGCGACCGCCTTGAGGCCGAGGCCGAAACGCTGGGCGATCCGGTGATGCACGCGCGACTGACGGCCCTCGATCCGGCGACGGGCGCGCGGCTGCACCCCAACGATCGGCGGCGCGTCGTCCGGGCCCTGGAGGTGATCGAGACCACCGGCCGGGTGTTCAGCGAGCTTCAGCGCGAGCACGCCCAGCCCGCGCCGGCGTCAACGCAGGTCTTCGCCCTCGAACCTCCCCGACCCGTCCTGTACGACCGGATCAACAAACGGGTGGTCCGGATGTTCGAGGCCGGCCTGGTCGACGAGGTCCGACGCCTCAAGACCGCCCCGCGCCCGCTCAGCGGCGTGGCGGAGCAGGGGGTCGGCTATCGCCAGGTCGTCGCCCACCTGGCCGGCGAACTCGACCTCGATCAAACCATCGACCTGATCCAGACCCGCACCCGCCAGTTCGCCAAGCATCAGGCGACCTGGTTCCGCGGCCTGGTCGAAGTCCGATCGCTCCCCGTCGCGGCCGACGAGCCCCCCGACGTCACCGCGAGCCGGCTGGAAGTGGTCGTCAGGATTTGA
- a CDS encoding 2-oxoacid:acceptor oxidoreductase subunit alpha: MSTTSSVAEPAPARAAAPKVAPVVNDLAIRVGTVNGSGSQSANLVLLRSLYAMGIPCSGKNIFPSNIEGLPTWFHIRASARGYGAHRADPDILVCMNEVTAQDDVSELKPGAICLYREDFSVDLPSLRDDVTFLAAPFYKLVEQAYPPDKTDKGYRDKLRKVVNMVYVGVLASICRIDMEAVEQGVRREFPGRKAKAAEINIAAVHTGYEWAQANLPTNLPYRVERMESTQDKILIEGNKAAALGVLFGGTSVLTWYPITPSSSLAEYAEGFLKQHRTDAEGRKSFAVIQAEDELAAIGMAIGAGWAGARALTATSGPGISLMTEFVGMGYFAEIPVVIIDVQRMGPSTGLPTRTSQGDVLKMHLLGHGDCRHIVLLPGSVEECYELVIEALDLAQQFQTPVFVATDLDLGMNLWLSEPFRYPDKPLQRGKLLNAADLERIGEFARYKDVDGDGVCYRTIPGTENPMAAYFTRGTGHNEKSGYSERPEDWKKNLDRLALKLETARKALPAPIIEGDPSAQVGLLAYGGSHVAMAEARDQLQEQGVRTGYCRIRALPVSDEVTHFIERHQRVYVIEQNRDAQVTSLLKTTLRGTIADRLVPVTHYSGTPISAENIVRPILGWEKNPSGPGWPTGDVERDNPHASHVEQPSPE, translated from the coding sequence ATGTCAACCACCTCTTCCGTGGCTGAACCGGCCCCGGCGCGCGCGGCGGCGCCCAAGGTCGCGCCTGTGGTCAATGATCTAGCGATCCGTGTGGGGACCGTCAACGGATCGGGGAGCCAGTCGGCCAACCTCGTCTTGTTGCGGTCGCTCTATGCAATGGGCATTCCGTGCAGCGGCAAGAACATCTTCCCCTCGAACATCGAGGGCCTGCCGACATGGTTCCACATCCGGGCGAGCGCCCGCGGCTACGGCGCGCACCGCGCCGACCCCGACATCCTGGTCTGCATGAACGAGGTCACGGCCCAGGACGACGTGTCGGAGCTGAAGCCCGGCGCGATCTGCCTGTACCGTGAAGACTTCTCGGTGGACCTCCCGAGCCTCCGCGACGACGTGACGTTCCTCGCCGCGCCCTTCTACAAGCTGGTGGAGCAAGCGTATCCGCCGGACAAGACCGACAAGGGGTATCGCGACAAGCTCCGCAAGGTCGTGAACATGGTGTACGTCGGCGTCCTCGCGTCGATCTGCCGGATCGACATGGAGGCCGTCGAACAGGGCGTGCGCCGGGAGTTTCCGGGGCGGAAGGCGAAGGCCGCCGAGATCAACATCGCGGCGGTGCACACCGGGTACGAGTGGGCCCAGGCGAACCTGCCTACCAACCTGCCGTATCGGGTCGAACGAATGGAGTCGACCCAGGACAAGATCCTGATCGAAGGGAACAAGGCCGCTGCGCTCGGCGTCTTGTTCGGCGGGACGAGCGTGCTCACGTGGTATCCGATCACGCCGTCGAGCAGCCTGGCCGAGTACGCCGAGGGCTTCCTCAAGCAGCACCGAACCGACGCCGAGGGCCGCAAGAGCTTCGCCGTCATCCAGGCCGAGGACGAGCTGGCGGCGATCGGCATGGCCATCGGCGCGGGCTGGGCGGGCGCCCGGGCGCTGACGGCGACGTCGGGGCCGGGCATTTCGCTCATGACCGAGTTCGTCGGCATGGGTTACTTCGCCGAGATCCCCGTCGTGATCATCGACGTCCAGCGGATGGGGCCGAGCACCGGCCTGCCGACGCGCACCAGCCAGGGCGACGTGCTCAAGATGCACCTGCTGGGCCACGGCGACTGCCGGCACATCGTCCTCTTGCCCGGCTCGGTCGAGGAGTGCTACGAGCTGGTCATCGAGGCGCTCGACCTGGCGCAGCAGTTCCAGACCCCCGTCTTCGTGGCCACCGACCTCGACCTGGGCATGAACCTCTGGCTCTCCGAACCGTTCCGCTATCCCGACAAGCCGCTCCAGCGCGGCAAGCTCTTGAACGCGGCCGACCTCGAACGCATCGGCGAGTTCGCAAGGTACAAGGACGTCGACGGCGACGGCGTCTGCTACCGGACGATCCCCGGGACCGAGAACCCGATGGCCGCCTACTTCACCCGCGGCACCGGCCATAACGAGAAATCGGGCTACAGCGAACGTCCCGAAGACTGGAAGAAGAACCTCGATCGCCTGGCGCTGAAGCTCGAAACCGCCCGCAAGGCGCTCCCCGCGCCGATCATCGAGGGCGACCCGAGCGCCCAGGTCGGCTTGCTCGCCTACGGCGGGTCGCACGTCGCCATGGCCGAGGCCCGCGATCAGCTTCAGGAGCAAGGGGTGCGCACCGGCTACTGCCGCATCCGCGCGTTGCCCGTCTCCGACGAGGTGACGCACTTCATCGAGCGTCATCAGCGGGTCTACGTGATCGAGCAGAACCGCGACGCGCAGGTCACATCGCTCTTGAAGACGACGCTTCGCGGCACGATCGCCGACCGCCTTGTTCCGGTCACGCACTACAGCGGCACGCCGATCTCGGCCGAGAACATCGTCCGCCCGATCCTGGGATGGGAGAAGAATCCCAGCGGTCCCGGCTGGCCGACCGGCGACGTCGAGCGCGACAACCCGCACGCGTCCCACGTCGAGCAACCCTCGCCCGAGTGA
- a CDS encoding 2-oxoacid:ferredoxin oxidoreductase subunit beta yields the protein MASEATITVESNGRSFALPTVAFQGLPSTLCKGCGHNSITSYLIEACKSIGLNPYQTVKLSGIGCSSKTPAYFLQASHGFNALHGRMPSVATGALMANAKLVCIGISGDGDTANIGLGQFKHACRRNVPMVYIVEDNGCYGLTKGQFSATADLKAHLRRPTGEENTIAPFDLCVEAIVGGASFVARSFAGDKKQLVPLLKAAIRHSGTAVIDIISPCVTFNDFAGSTKSWEWAKDHEEPLQDVGFVPRLAEIEVEQKVGEPVRVQLHDGSWIVLRALNHEEHDVKSRASALNLLEESLRKHEFLTGLLYVDTTRDDFATALNTVATPLALLSDEALRPSPETLAKIMETI from the coding sequence ATGGCTAGCGAGGCGACCATCACCGTCGAGTCGAACGGCCGCAGCTTTGCGTTGCCGACCGTGGCCTTTCAGGGGCTGCCGTCGACGCTCTGCAAAGGGTGCGGCCACAACAGCATCACCAGCTACCTGATCGAGGCGTGCAAATCGATCGGGCTCAACCCGTACCAGACCGTCAAGCTCAGCGGCATCGGCTGTTCGAGCAAGACGCCGGCCTACTTCCTTCAGGCCAGCCACGGCTTCAACGCGCTCCACGGCCGGATGCCGTCGGTGGCCACCGGCGCGCTCATGGCCAACGCCAAGCTCGTCTGCATCGGCATCAGCGGCGACGGCGACACGGCGAACATCGGGCTCGGCCAGTTCAAGCACGCCTGCCGTCGCAACGTGCCGATGGTCTACATCGTCGAGGACAACGGCTGCTACGGCCTGACCAAGGGCCAGTTCTCGGCCACCGCCGACCTCAAGGCCCACCTCCGCCGCCCCACCGGCGAGGAGAATACGATCGCCCCGTTCGACCTCTGCGTCGAGGCGATCGTCGGCGGGGCGAGTTTCGTCGCGCGGTCGTTCGCCGGCGACAAGAAACAGCTCGTCCCGTTGCTCAAGGCCGCGATCCGGCACAGCGGGACGGCCGTCATCGACATCATCAGCCCGTGCGTCACGTTCAACGATTTCGCCGGCTCGACCAAGAGCTGGGAATGGGCCAAGGACCACGAGGAGCCGCTCCAGGACGTCGGTTTCGTCCCCCGCCTGGCCGAGATCGAGGTCGAACAGAAGGTCGGCGAGCCGGTCCGCGTCCAGCTCCACGACGGCTCTTGGATCGTCCTCCGCGCCCTGAACCACGAGGAGCACGACGTGAAGAGCCGCGCCTCGGCCCTCAACCTGCTGGAAGAGAGCCTGCGGAAGCACGAGTTCCTCACCGGCCTGCTCTACGTCGACACCACCCGCGACGACTTCGCCACCGCCCTGAACACCGTCGCAACCCCCCTGGCCCTCCTCTCCGACGAAGCCCTCCGACCCAGCCCCGAAACGCTGGCGAAGATCATGGAGACGATCTGA
- a CDS encoding HEAT repeat domain-containing protein: MANDSRPRRKAFGPLFYSTALVAVILLSIYGAVQIREWVGDWIGVRLEAQEIQSLLVSAGSTRGDVRARAYRSLVERRADWRLLIPVLLTGSTDQDDDVRIEAARGLNHAVNDLFHRSDSLPKEREECLQALRRMLKDSSIIVRNEASDGLAAFASALGLAAFDGKDAIVADLRAALADADHDVRIVAAKALLTIEGGRDQAAVGTLLALLADPEPVANRAEVLSVLVGHRQGEHALNALTSLLGSGNPFVLPDVLSCIERLGPEAAVAVPKLESLLDDKDPGVRAGAGMAIVAIEGESTPRVVALSVKAVADQELPMQWRMTAVDTVLGSNPAALSSAAGVLMKQLSNENPTVRQNAVGLLSLFIEQVRPEPPKPDPGR; the protein is encoded by the coding sequence ATGGCGAACGATTCCAGGCCTCGGCGTAAGGCGTTCGGACCGCTGTTCTACTCGACGGCGCTCGTCGCGGTGATCTTGCTGTCGATTTACGGGGCCGTGCAGATACGGGAATGGGTCGGCGACTGGATAGGTGTGCGGTTGGAGGCGCAGGAGATTCAGAGCCTGCTCGTCTCGGCGGGCTCCACGCGCGGGGACGTCCGGGCGCGGGCCTATCGGTCGCTGGTCGAGCGTCGCGCGGACTGGCGGCTCCTCATTCCGGTGCTCCTCACTGGTTCGACCGACCAGGACGACGACGTTCGGATCGAGGCGGCCCGGGGCCTCAACCACGCGGTCAATGATCTGTTCCACCGGTCCGATTCCCTGCCGAAGGAACGCGAGGAATGCCTTCAGGCCCTACGGCGCATGCTCAAGGATTCGTCGATCATCGTTCGCAATGAAGCGTCGGACGGGCTCGCGGCGTTCGCCTCGGCGCTGGGGCTTGCGGCGTTCGACGGAAAGGACGCGATCGTCGCCGACCTCCGCGCGGCGCTCGCCGACGCCGATCACGACGTGCGAATCGTGGCGGCGAAGGCCCTGCTGACTATCGAGGGCGGCCGCGATCAAGCCGCCGTCGGAACGCTGCTCGCCCTCCTGGCCGATCCCGAGCCGGTCGCCAATCGTGCCGAGGTGCTCTCCGTCCTGGTGGGACATCGGCAGGGGGAGCACGCGTTGAATGCGCTCACAAGCCTCCTCGGCTCTGGAAATCCGTTCGTCCTGCCCGACGTGCTCTCGTGCATCGAGAGGCTCGGCCCTGAGGCCGCCGTCGCCGTTCCGAAGCTTGAATCGTTGCTGGACGATAAAGACCCCGGCGTGCGGGCCGGCGCCGGAATGGCGATCGTGGCGATCGAAGGGGAGTCGACTCCCCGGGTGGTCGCGCTTTCGGTCAAGGCCGTCGCCGATCAAGAATTGCCGATGCAATGGCGGATGACCGCCGTGGACACGGTCCTGGGCTCCAATCCGGCGGCCCTGTCGTCCGCCGCCGGAGTCCTGATGAAGCAGCTCTCTAACGAGAATCCCACTGTGCGGCAGAACGCCGTTGGTCTGCTCTCCTTGTTCATCGAACAGGTGCGCCCCGAGCCGCCGAAGCCGGACCCGGGACGATGA
- a CDS encoding HAD-IIA family hydrolase has translation MNRAFRAPRDPATGLGYLVDMDGVIYRGGRLIPGADRFIGKLLDAEIPFRFLTNNSQRTRRDVATRLQRMGIPVEEEHVYTCAMATAQFLARQKPGGTAFVIGEGGLLTALHENGYSVVDKDPDYVVVGEGRTISFEMVEAALGMILKGAKLVSTNPDPNCPTESGLRPGCGATAAMLESASGVKAFSVGKPNPLMLRGARKALGLTTDQTVVIGDTMETDILGGVQLGFKTVLVLSGGTSREAFASYAYRPDKVVESIADLDPAQLAQDFADDLKRSVAPTPRLKKRSSREVFLTSEVY, from the coding sequence ATGAATCGAGCCTTCCGCGCCCCTCGCGACCCTGCGACCGGGCTGGGATACCTCGTTGATATGGACGGCGTCATTTACCGGGGAGGTCGTTTGATCCCCGGGGCCGACCGCTTCATAGGCAAGCTGCTCGACGCCGAGATTCCCTTCCGGTTCCTGACCAACAACAGCCAGCGGACCCGTCGCGACGTGGCGACGCGGCTTCAACGGATGGGAATTCCGGTCGAAGAGGAGCACGTTTACACCTGCGCGATGGCCACGGCCCAGTTCCTGGCCAGGCAGAAGCCCGGCGGCACGGCCTTCGTCATCGGCGAAGGAGGGCTGCTCACGGCCTTGCACGAAAACGGCTATTCGGTCGTCGATAAAGACCCCGATTACGTCGTGGTCGGCGAAGGGCGGACGATCAGCTTCGAGATGGTTGAGGCGGCGCTGGGGATGATCCTCAAGGGCGCCAAGCTCGTCTCAACGAATCCCGATCCCAACTGCCCAACCGAATCCGGCCTGCGGCCCGGCTGCGGCGCGACGGCGGCCATGCTCGAATCGGCGAGCGGCGTGAAGGCGTTCAGCGTCGGCAAACCCAACCCGCTGATGCTCCGAGGCGCCCGCAAGGCGCTCGGCCTGACCACCGACCAGACCGTCGTGATCGGCGATACGATGGAGACCGACATCCTCGGCGGCGTCCAGCTCGGCTTCAAGACCGTCCTGGTCCTCAGCGGCGGCACCAGTCGTGAAGCCTTCGCCAGCTACGCCTACCGCCCCGACAAGGTGGTCGAATCGATCGCCGACCTCGACCCCGCGCAGCTCGCCCAGGATTTCGCCGACGATCTCAAACGGTCCGTCGCCCCGACGCCCCGCCTCAAGAAGCGAAGCTCCCGCGAAGTCTTCCTGACTTCGGAAGTCTACTAA
- a CDS encoding GntR family transcriptional regulator, with translation MPSESKHLRISRELLAEIAAGKYVPTGRLPSEAQLVERFGVSRPTVARALRDLQDQGLVERRAGAGSFVRDAVAPAVAHRQFGLLIPGLGTTEIFEAVGGELAGLTRVHGYGLLWGGGHVMPQEDMSVEDAEELCDQFIRSQVAGVFFAPFEHSVGCDEVNRGLAEKLHRAGVPVVLLDRDLGAFPTRSGFDLVGVDNFAGGYQLADHLLKLGCRHLAFVTRPFSAPTVKARIAGAREAILAQGLPVAPNFVREGEPDDPKYAAGLFAGGPVDAVLCASDHVAALLLRSLEKSGKRVPCDVRLVGFDDVRFATLLSVPLTTMHQPCRDIAAVAFRAMLARLADPSLPPRRIALSPRLVVRESCGAYLPRG, from the coding sequence ATGCCTTCCGAGTCGAAACACCTGCGGATCTCACGCGAGCTGCTGGCCGAGATCGCGGCCGGGAAGTACGTCCCGACGGGTCGACTGCCGAGCGAGGCGCAGCTTGTGGAGCGGTTCGGCGTGTCGCGGCCGACGGTGGCGCGGGCGTTGCGTGACCTTCAGGATCAGGGGTTGGTCGAGCGCCGCGCGGGGGCGGGGAGCTTCGTCCGTGACGCCGTCGCTCCGGCGGTGGCCCATCGCCAGTTCGGGCTCTTGATCCCCGGCCTGGGAACGACCGAGATCTTCGAGGCCGTCGGCGGCGAGCTGGCCGGGCTGACGCGGGTTCATGGGTACGGGCTGCTCTGGGGGGGCGGCCACGTCATGCCGCAGGAGGACATGAGCGTCGAGGACGCCGAGGAACTCTGCGATCAGTTCATTCGCAGCCAGGTGGCCGGCGTCTTCTTCGCGCCGTTCGAGCACTCCGTCGGCTGCGACGAGGTCAATCGCGGACTGGCCGAGAAGCTCCACCGGGCGGGCGTGCCCGTGGTGTTGCTCGATCGCGACCTGGGCGCGTTCCCGACGCGGAGCGGGTTCGACCTCGTGGGGGTCGACAACTTCGCCGGGGGCTACCAGTTGGCCGACCACCTCTTGAAGCTGGGCTGCCGCCACCTGGCGTTCGTGACCCGTCCGTTCTCGGCGCCGACCGTGAAAGCCCGGATCGCCGGCGCGCGCGAGGCGATCCTCGCGCAGGGGCTCCCGGTCGCGCCGAACTTCGTCCGCGAGGGCGAGCCCGACGACCCGAAATACGCCGCCGGCCTGTTCGCCGGCGGCCCGGTCGACGCCGTCCTCTGCGCCAGCGACCACGTCGCGGCGCTCCTACTCCGCTCCCTTGAAAAGAGCGGCAAGCGAGTGCCCTGCGACGTCCGGCTGGTCGGCTTCGACGACGTCCGGTTCGCCACGCTGTTGTCGGTCCCGCTGACAACGATGCACCAACCCTGCCGCGACATCGCCGCCGTCGCCTTCCGCGCGATGCTCGCCCGCCTCGCCGACCCGTCCCTCCCTCCCCGGCGAATCGCCCTCTCCCCTCGCCTGGTCGTCCGCGAATCGTGCGGGGCCTACCTCCCGCGCGGTTGA
- a CDS encoding protease pro-enzyme activation domain-containing protein, translating to MTTPSESHAIGPADPDKPMTVTVIVRPRRPAPSEAEIEAQAMTPIAERTYLARGAVADAHGADPVELEAVGAFARRHGLSVVESDAARRRVVLTGRASDCASAFGVTLHRFHGPTAEYCGTTDEVKVPTELQSIVECILGLDDRPAAQPRGR from the coding sequence ATGACCACGCCCAGCGAATCGCACGCAATCGGCCCGGCTGACCCTGATAAGCCGATGACCGTAACCGTGATCGTCCGTCCGCGGCGCCCAGCGCCTTCCGAGGCCGAGATCGAGGCCCAAGCGATGACCCCGATCGCCGAGCGCACGTACCTCGCGCGCGGGGCGGTCGCCGACGCGCATGGCGCCGACCCGGTCGAGCTGGAGGCGGTCGGGGCGTTCGCCCGCCGTCATGGCCTGAGCGTCGTCGAGTCGGACGCCGCCCGCCGCCGGGTGGTCCTGACCGGCCGGGCGTCCGACTGCGCATCGGCCTTCGGCGTCACCCTCCACCGGTTTCATGGTCCGACCGCCGAATACTGCGGCACCACCGACGAGGTGAAAGTTCCGACCGAACTCCAGTCGATCGTCGAATGCATCCTCGGCCTCGACGACCGCCCCGCGGCTCAACCGCGCGGGAGGTAG
- a CDS encoding S53 family peptidase, producing the protein MASSKPKLVPVVGSELPAQFTAKAVGRANAIELITVTVKVRAKNDKGSADGLHALAMQAVKNRSHVSREEFGAAHGADPADLKKVEDYARACNLNVVESCTAKRRVVLAGKVSDFESAFGVTLERFEHPGGTFRSYTSSVHVPPDLEPIVEAVLGLSNRPAAKPHFQARRRANPLAGMFASADAPQPLTPLQVAQLYDFPTGLDGSGQSIAIIELGGGFTMADLNAYFTGLGLPTPSVSAVSVLGASNTPVNDPNSADGEVMLDIEVAGAVAPQSKIVVYFAPNTTQGFVTAITNAAHDTVNAPSVISISWGGPESTWRASERTAMTNAIRDAGLMGVTVTVASGDNGSADGLTDRRSHVDFPASSPFALACGGTRLEGTLASISEEVVWNDGPNSATGGGVSDSFPQPAYQKNAHVPKSVNPGHFAGRGVPDVAGNADPESGYEVRVDGLNTVIGGTSAVAPLWAGLIALLNQSLGKPVGFLNPLLYSQIATGGGLHDVTVGNNGSFKAGKGWDPCTGLGSPDGAKILSLLGGTNGAATVSHDGASKKAAAAGAAVG; encoded by the coding sequence ATGGCCTCTTCGAAGCCAAAGCTCGTCCCAGTCGTCGGAAGTGAACTTCCGGCGCAATTCACGGCGAAGGCGGTCGGCCGGGCGAACGCGATCGAGCTCATCACCGTGACGGTCAAGGTCCGCGCAAAGAACGACAAAGGTTCGGCGGACGGTCTGCACGCGCTCGCGATGCAAGCCGTCAAGAACCGGTCGCACGTCAGCCGCGAGGAATTCGGGGCGGCTCATGGCGCTGACCCGGCGGACTTGAAGAAGGTGGAGGACTACGCCAGGGCCTGCAACCTGAACGTCGTCGAGAGCTGCACGGCGAAGCGGCGGGTGGTGCTCGCGGGCAAGGTCTCCGACTTCGAGTCGGCTTTCGGCGTGACGTTGGAGCGATTCGAGCATCCCGGTGGGACGTTCCGCTCGTATACCTCGTCGGTCCACGTTCCGCCCGACCTGGAGCCGATCGTCGAGGCCGTGCTCGGACTGAGCAACCGGCCCGCGGCCAAGCCCCACTTCCAGGCGCGGCGGCGGGCGAACCCGCTGGCTGGGATGTTCGCCTCGGCCGACGCGCCGCAGCCGCTCACCCCACTCCAGGTCGCCCAGCTTTACGACTTCCCCACCGGCCTGGACGGATCGGGCCAGAGCATCGCGATCATCGAGCTGGGCGGCGGATTCACGATGGCCGACCTCAACGCCTACTTCACAGGCCTCGGGCTGCCGACGCCGTCGGTCTCGGCGGTCTCGGTCCTGGGCGCGTCCAACACTCCCGTCAACGATCCGAACAGCGCCGATGGCGAGGTGATGCTCGACATCGAGGTGGCCGGAGCCGTCGCGCCCCAATCGAAGATCGTCGTCTACTTCGCGCCGAATACGACCCAGGGGTTCGTCACGGCGATCACCAACGCGGCGCACGACACGGTGAACGCGCCGTCGGTCATCTCGATCAGTTGGGGAGGGCCGGAAAGCACCTGGCGGGCGAGTGAGCGGACGGCCATGACCAATGCGATCCGCGACGCGGGGCTGATGGGCGTGACGGTCACGGTCGCTTCGGGGGACAACGGCTCGGCCGACGGGTTGACCGACCGCCGTTCCCACGTCGATTTCCCGGCGTCCAGCCCGTTCGCCCTGGCCTGCGGCGGAACCCGGCTTGAGGGGACCCTCGCGTCGATCTCCGAGGAGGTCGTCTGGAACGACGGCCCGAACAGCGCCACCGGGGGCGGGGTGAGCGACAGCTTCCCGCAGCCGGCTTACCAGAAGAACGCCCACGTGCCGAAGTCGGTCAACCCGGGCCATTTCGCCGGCCGGGGCGTCCCCGACGTCGCGGGCAACGCCGACCCCGAGTCGGGCTACGAGGTCCGGGTCGACGGCCTGAACACCGTCATCGGCGGCACCAGCGCCGTCGCTCCGCTCTGGGCCGGGCTGATCGCCTTGCTCAACCAGAGCCTGGGCAAACCGGTCGGATTCCTCAACCCGCTGCTCTATTCCCAGATCGCCACGGGGGGCGGGCTCCACGACGTCACGGTGGGAAACAACGGCTCCTTCAAAGCGGGAAAGGGCTGGGATCCGTGCACCGGGCTGGGCTCGCCCGACGGTGCCAAGATCCTCTCGCTGCTGGGCGGCACGAACGGCGCGGCGACGGTCTCGCACGACGGCGCGTCCAAGAAGGCGGCCGCCGCGGGTGCCGCCGTTGGGTAA
- a CDS encoding SRPBCC family protein: MADSRFVYVTYIRTTPEKLWQALLDPEFTRQYWGGTWQESEWKPGASWRIMIPDGRVGDSGEILEIEPHRKLVLTWRNEFKPELHSEGHSRLTYELEQHGDSVKLTLIHEMETPGSKLIQAVSTGWPAILSSLKSLLETGESLEQTRRWPQGA; this comes from the coding sequence ATGGCTGATTCTCGATTCGTCTATGTGACGTACATTCGCACGACGCCGGAGAAACTGTGGCAGGCGCTGCTCGATCCGGAGTTCACGCGTCAGTACTGGGGAGGGACGTGGCAGGAATCCGAGTGGAAGCCCGGCGCGTCCTGGCGGATCATGATCCCCGACGGCCGCGTCGGCGACAGCGGCGAGATCCTCGAAATCGAGCCGCACCGGAAGCTCGTCCTGACGTGGCGCAACGAGTTCAAGCCCGAGTTGCATTCGGAAGGCCATTCCCGCCTGACCTACGAACTCGAACAACACGGCGACTCGGTGAAGCTCACCTTGATCCACGAGATGGAGACGCCCGGCTCCAAGCTCATCCAAGCGGTGTCGACCGGATGGCCGGCGATCCTGTCCAGCCTCAAGAGCCTCCTCGAAACCGGCGAGTCGCTCGAACAAACCCGCCGCTGGCCCCAGGGGGCGTGA